From Shewanella psychrophila, a single genomic window includes:
- the ligA gene encoding NAD-dependent DNA ligase LigA, with amino-acid sequence MQNDKMQDDTPLNTQAVAQEIAELTDTLNGHNYRYYVDDAPSIPDAEYDRLLKQLAVLETDHPEYCFPDSPTQRVGGVPLAKFNQIAHLKPMLSLDNVFNDEEFEAFYNRIHDKTATAPTFCCEPKLDGLAVSILYRDGVYERAATRGDGKTGEDITENVRTIRSIPMKLRGDNFPPLLEVRGEVIMPKQAFDSLNERARAKGEKEFVNPRNAAAGSLRQLDSKITASRALGFYAYALGVVEPETWELADHHYGQLMQLKSWGFPVSAEVKQCASVSEVIAYYTDIMVRRSALAYEIDGVVIKVDDITQQLKLGFVAKAPRWATAFKFPAQEEMTLLEGVDFQVGRTGAVTPVARLKPIFVGGVTVSNATLHNADEIARLGVKIKDTVIVRRAGDVIPQIVAIVAEKRPDDASEIEFPKTCPVCDSLVERIEGEAVARCTGGLFCEAQRKEAIKHFASRKALDIDGMGDKVVEQLIDKELVESPADLFKLSASAITMLDRMGLKSATNLVAAIEVAKQTSFARFLYGLGIREVGEATAANLANYFKSLDKLKGANAEEFIKVDDVGTIVAQHLTHFFAQPHNLEVVDKLIEAGVNWPAIEEVAEEALSLKGQTWVLTGTLTQLNRNDAKAQLQALGAKVAGSVSKNTDCLVAGEAAGSKLTKAQDLGIKILDEEGLLAVLGG; translated from the coding sequence ATGCAAAATGACAAGATGCAAGATGATACTCCACTAAATACTCAAGCTGTCGCTCAAGAGATAGCCGAGCTTACCGATACCCTTAACGGCCATAATTATCGTTATTATGTGGATGATGCTCCCAGTATTCCGGATGCTGAATATGATCGCCTGCTTAAACAGTTAGCAGTGCTGGAAACTGATCATCCTGAATACTGTTTTCCGGATTCACCGACCCAAAGAGTGGGTGGTGTGCCCCTGGCTAAGTTTAATCAGATAGCACATCTTAAACCTATGCTCAGTCTGGATAATGTCTTTAACGATGAAGAATTTGAAGCCTTCTATAATCGAATTCATGACAAAACCGCAACTGCGCCGACATTTTGCTGCGAGCCCAAACTCGATGGTTTGGCTGTGAGTATTTTATATCGTGACGGTGTGTATGAGCGTGCAGCGACACGGGGCGACGGTAAAACTGGTGAAGACATCACTGAGAATGTGCGAACCATACGCTCTATTCCAATGAAGCTACGCGGCGATAACTTTCCGCCACTATTGGAAGTGCGCGGTGAAGTGATCATGCCCAAGCAAGCGTTCGACTCACTCAATGAGCGAGCCAGAGCCAAGGGCGAGAAAGAGTTCGTTAATCCACGTAACGCAGCAGCGGGCAGCTTGCGCCAATTAGACAGTAAGATCACCGCCAGCAGAGCGCTGGGTTTCTATGCCTATGCCTTAGGTGTGGTAGAACCTGAAACCTGGGAATTGGCCGATCATCATTATGGTCAGTTGATGCAACTTAAATCTTGGGGCTTTCCTGTGAGCGCCGAGGTGAAGCAATGTGCTAGCGTCAGCGAGGTTATCGCTTATTACACCGATATCATGGTTCGTCGCAGTGCATTGGCCTATGAAATCGATGGCGTAGTGATTAAGGTCGACGATATTACTCAGCAACTCAAGCTAGGTTTTGTTGCTAAAGCACCAAGATGGGCAACAGCCTTTAAGTTTCCGGCACAAGAGGAGATGACCTTACTCGAAGGGGTCGACTTCCAAGTTGGTCGTACTGGCGCCGTGACACCTGTAGCCAGATTGAAGCCAATCTTTGTCGGTGGAGTCACTGTATCGAATGCGACGTTACATAACGCCGATGAGATCGCCAGACTGGGCGTTAAAATTAAAGATACCGTGATCGTTCGCCGCGCCGGCGATGTGATCCCGCAGATCGTAGCTATCGTGGCCGAGAAACGCCCCGATGATGCCAGTGAGATTGAATTTCCCAAAACATGCCCCGTGTGTGACAGTTTAGTCGAGCGCATCGAAGGTGAGGCGGTTGCCCGTTGTACTGGTGGACTGTTTTGCGAAGCTCAGCGTAAAGAAGCCATCAAGCATTTTGCTTCTCGTAAAGCCTTAGATATCGATGGTATGGGAGACAAGGTTGTCGAGCAGCTTATCGATAAGGAGTTAGTAGAGAGTCCAGCCGATCTGTTTAAGCTATCGGCTTCGGCAATCACCATGCTCGATAGAATGGGGCTTAAATCGGCGACTAATTTAGTTGCCGCCATCGAAGTCGCCAAGCAAACTAGCTTTGCTCGGTTCCTCTACGGGCTGGGAATAAGAGAAGTAGGTGAAGCTACTGCGGCTAACTTAGCTAATTACTTTAAGAGCTTAGATAAGCTTAAAGGGGCGAATGCAGAGGAGTTTATCAAGGTCGATGATGTCGGTACTATCGTGGCTCAGCATTTAACTCACTTCTTCGCGCAACCTCATAATCTAGAGGTCGTTGATAAGCTTATCGAAGCTGGGGTGAACTGGCCCGCTATCGAAGAAGTAGCGGAAGAGGCGTTATCGCTGAAGGGACAGACTTGGGTGTTGACTGGCACTTTGACGCAACTGAATCGTAACGATGCTAAGGCTCAATTGCAGGCGTTGGGCGCTAAGGTTGCGGGGAGTGTGTCTAAAAATACTGACTGTTTAGTAGCAGGTGAAGCGGCTGGTTCTAAACTGACTAAGGCGCAGGACTTAGGTATCAAGATACTGGACGAGGAAGGCTTGCTTGCCGTGCTTGGTGGATAA
- the zipA gene encoding cell division protein ZipA, giving the protein MENLQLVLFVLGAIAIIAVLVHGFWSIRKQQPKSLKDNPMSGFYKDQSASRDSQGFDADGIGEVRIRKSEQSEDDEALTDPSVSDSINSDPKFSTATESLGQTEVEMAIESESDFSLSDQPKQKMSRQRQEPVLSGQTQESDDLNQMELGLGQEAAPAQSSLFETDTKFEAGSTKFETGSAQLETEVETASPIYATPVTEPRRKVAPKPQTKVEPEPQAKVEPKSQQNTETLAEPRDVLVLHVVAGEGHALNGADLLPSLLTLNFKFGDMSIFHRHEDNAGTGKVLFSLANMVKPGIFNPDEMEQFSTEGVVLFMTLPCYGDPLMNFSIMLNSAHQLADDLGGQVLDGGRDAWSETTKQSYLQRIRIQLP; this is encoded by the coding sequence ATGGAAAATTTGCAACTTGTATTATTCGTTTTAGGCGCAATAGCTATTATCGCCGTACTTGTGCATGGTTTTTGGTCCATTAGAAAACAACAACCTAAATCATTAAAAGACAACCCCATGTCCGGGTTTTATAAAGATCAGTCCGCAAGCAGGGACTCTCAAGGTTTCGATGCCGATGGAATTGGTGAAGTCAGGATCCGTAAAAGCGAACAGAGTGAAGACGACGAAGCTCTAACAGATCCGAGTGTTTCTGACTCGATAAACAGTGATCCCAAATTCAGTACTGCAACTGAGTCATTGGGCCAAACTGAGGTCGAGATGGCAATTGAGAGCGAGAGTGACTTTTCGTTGTCAGATCAGCCGAAACAGAAGATGAGCCGTCAGAGACAAGAGCCAGTATTATCTGGTCAAACTCAGGAATCTGACGATCTTAATCAAATGGAGCTAGGGCTTGGGCAGGAAGCGGCGCCAGCTCAAAGTTCTCTGTTTGAGACCGATACTAAGTTTGAGGCTGGAAGTACTAAGTTTGAGACCGGTAGTGCTCAGTTAGAGACTGAAGTTGAAACTGCATCACCTATTTATGCTACGCCCGTTACTGAGCCTAGAAGAAAGGTGGCACCTAAGCCTCAAACTAAGGTTGAACCAGAGCCTCAGGCTAAGGTTGAACCAAAGAGCCAGCAAAACACTGAGACGTTAGCCGAGCCAAGAGATGTGTTGGTGTTGCATGTTGTTGCCGGTGAAGGTCATGCTCTAAATGGTGCAGACTTGTTACCTAGCTTGCTAACACTTAACTTTAAGTTTGGTGATATGAGTATTTTCCATCGCCATGAAGACAATGCGGGCACAGGCAAGGTGCTATTTTCACTGGCGAACATGGTGAAACCTGGTATTTTCAACCCAGATGAAATGGAACAGTTCAGCACAGAAGGTGTGGTGTTATTTATGACGCTACCTTGTTATGGCGACCCTCTGATGAATTTCTCGATTATGCTTAATTCTGCCCATCAACTCGCCGATGACTTAGGTGGTCAAGTGCTCGATGGCGGTCGTGATGCTTGGAGCGAGACGACTAAACAAAGCTACCTGCAGCGTATTCGAATTCAATTGCCCTAA
- a CDS encoding chromosome segregation protein SMC, protein MRLKQIKLAGFKSFVDSTKIPFLNPLSAIIGPNGCGKSNIIDAVRWVLGESSAKHLRGDSMADVIFNGSTARRPVSVASVELNFENLDGRLTGEYSSYQEIAVKRQVSRDGDSSYFLNGQKCRRKDITDLFMGTGLGPRSYAIIEQGTISRLIESKPQELRVFIEEAAGISRYKERRRETENRIRHTRENLERLGDIRTELGRQLDKLAEQATAAKQYRELKQSERQLDSELFVSRYLELTDQTQRLTLDVNRLELAKAEVEAEKERTELELTQLNVQLVELDGEEQKRVESFYLSGTQIAKLEQDLKHRQQQDSHVEQRIAGIVHKLKQHKDKLSVDEITQQTLRDDLALKQPQLELTHSSLIRVTSDLSEHELKASESRAKLSEHKEKVSSYRLAHEVSRGKLSHQGVMLEQTRAQLTKVEQESVGLLEQEAAEVGQENLSRLTQWQIDAMERSEINDELDEKLTNFLQNQVNLKAKQEALGQSLAEERGRLALVTKLLPDDASQEGVKALWQLIDVQPGWEKAVELIFDGLLKMPAGVEHDELGFEGLVHREWHGVSSNANLSPWLSQVQWSDNLEQAIEQVAEISDHERIVTADGYLLGRGFVIKKGTDSGSLVQLKREQEALELSIDDSEALLSDLNRQGHDLDANIKPLKIELSSGIETLQKLNVSIASLSVQIEADKQRNQDRNRRNEQLTSELARLKVLLNKQQDDEVNILASLDDAKSSLSLGEQAQTKLVHVLDEQVNLVGACKDKYKLAQQDDRQLSQICQTLTTKQALNEQSINQQRIRIEELALAQSALEHQLVERNITSEDGRLSSLKEQLSQALAEQQIKQTELASLRGQQTQLQESSDSAGITKKQQLGKTENLTQSISTLKLRREGLKGQADSQLMQLKEQDIELEQVKSSLDLNKTSQARQRELERIRARIIHLGAINLAAIEEYEQQSERKNYLDSQDADLTSALTSLEEAIRKIDKETKSRFKDTFDKVNKDLGLLFPKVFGGGSAELALTHDDLLETGVTIMARPPGKKNSTIHLLSGGEKALTALSLVFAIFRLNPAPFCMLDEVDAPLDDANVDRFCRLVKEMSQSVQFIFISHNKITMELADQLIGVTMHEPGVSRIVAVDIDEAVALADAG, encoded by the coding sequence ATGAGACTCAAACAGATAAAACTTGCTGGATTTAAGTCGTTTGTCGATTCAACTAAGATCCCCTTTCTCAATCCCTTAAGTGCCATCATAGGCCCAAATGGTTGTGGTAAATCCAATATCATAGATGCCGTACGTTGGGTGTTAGGCGAAAGCTCGGCTAAACATCTACGTGGCGACTCAATGGCCGATGTTATCTTCAATGGCTCCACGGCTCGCCGCCCCGTTTCTGTGGCCAGTGTCGAGCTGAACTTTGAGAATTTAGATGGCAGATTAACGGGTGAATATTCCAGTTATCAGGAAATTGCGGTTAAACGTCAGGTTAGCCGTGACGGGGACTCCAGCTATTTTTTAAATGGGCAGAAGTGTCGTCGTAAAGACATTACCGATCTCTTTATGGGCACGGGTCTTGGCCCGAGAAGCTATGCCATTATCGAGCAGGGGACCATATCAAGGTTAATCGAGTCTAAGCCTCAAGAACTGCGAGTGTTTATCGAAGAAGCGGCGGGGATCTCTCGTTATAAAGAGCGCCGACGTGAAACCGAAAATCGCATTCGTCATACCAGAGAGAACTTAGAGCGTCTCGGTGATATTCGAACTGAGCTGGGTCGCCAGCTGGATAAATTAGCTGAGCAAGCCACGGCGGCGAAACAATACCGTGAACTGAAGCAATCAGAACGTCAGTTAGACTCAGAGTTATTTGTCAGTCGCTATTTAGAGTTAACCGATCAAACCCAGAGGCTGACACTAGATGTGAACCGTCTCGAGTTAGCTAAAGCTGAAGTCGAGGCCGAGAAAGAGCGCACCGAACTCGAGTTAACCCAGCTCAACGTGCAGCTGGTGGAACTCGATGGCGAAGAGCAAAAGCGGGTTGAGTCTTTTTATCTCTCGGGCACTCAAATAGCGAAACTGGAGCAAGATCTTAAGCATCGTCAGCAGCAAGACTCCCATGTTGAACAACGTATTGCGGGTATCGTCCATAAACTCAAGCAACATAAAGACAAATTATCTGTCGATGAGATCACTCAGCAGACATTGAGGGATGACTTGGCCCTCAAGCAGCCTCAACTCGAACTGACTCATTCGTCTTTGATTCGTGTCACCAGCGATTTGAGCGAGCATGAGCTTAAGGCTAGTGAATCAAGAGCTAAGCTATCTGAACACAAAGAAAAAGTATCCTCCTATCGTTTGGCTCATGAAGTCTCAAGGGGGAAATTGTCACATCAGGGCGTCATGTTGGAGCAGACAAGGGCTCAGCTTACCAAGGTTGAGCAAGAATCTGTCGGGCTCCTGGAACAAGAAGCGGCCGAGGTTGGGCAAGAAAACCTTTCCCGGCTGACTCAATGGCAAATCGATGCCATGGAGCGAAGCGAGATCAATGATGAACTCGACGAGAAGCTGACTAATTTTCTACAAAACCAAGTTAACCTCAAGGCTAAACAGGAAGCTCTGGGTCAATCTCTTGCCGAAGAGCGGGGCCGATTGGCTTTAGTCACTAAGTTACTGCCCGATGACGCGAGTCAAGAGGGGGTTAAAGCCTTGTGGCAGCTTATTGATGTTCAGCCTGGTTGGGAGAAAGCGGTAGAGCTGATATTCGACGGTTTATTGAAAATGCCTGCGGGTGTTGAGCATGATGAGCTTGGTTTTGAAGGCCTAGTACATCGAGAGTGGCATGGGGTGAGCAGTAATGCGAACCTTTCACCTTGGTTGAGTCAGGTTCAATGGTCCGATAATCTGGAGCAAGCTATAGAGCAAGTTGCCGAGATTAGTGACCACGAACGCATAGTGACCGCGGATGGCTATCTGTTAGGTAGAGGCTTCGTGATCAAGAAGGGCACAGATTCAGGTTCCCTGGTTCAGCTTAAACGTGAGCAAGAAGCGTTAGAGCTCAGCATTGATGATAGCGAGGCCTTACTCAGTGATCTCAATCGTCAGGGTCATGACTTAGACGCCAATATCAAGCCGTTAAAAATAGAGCTGTCATCGGGTATTGAGACGCTACAAAAGCTCAATGTTTCCATTGCTAGCTTGAGCGTGCAGATAGAAGCGGACAAACAGCGAAACCAAGATCGAAACCGTCGTAACGAACAGCTTACCTCTGAGCTTGCTCGCCTAAAAGTCCTGCTTAACAAGCAACAAGATGACGAGGTGAATATTCTTGCTAGCTTGGATGATGCAAAATCTAGCCTATCTCTAGGTGAGCAAGCGCAAACTAAGTTGGTTCATGTGCTCGATGAACAAGTCAATTTGGTTGGTGCCTGTAAAGATAAATATAAGCTAGCGCAACAAGACGATCGCCAGCTGAGCCAAATTTGCCAGACATTAACCACTAAGCAGGCACTCAATGAGCAGTCTATCAATCAGCAACGAATTCGTATCGAAGAGCTGGCCTTAGCTCAATCCGCGCTTGAACATCAGCTTGTTGAACGAAATATAACCAGCGAAGATGGTCGACTGAGCAGCTTAAAAGAACAGTTAAGTCAGGCATTGGCGGAGCAGCAGATAAAGCAGACCGAGTTGGCTTCGCTTCGTGGGCAGCAGACTCAATTGCAAGAATCGAGTGATAGCGCAGGAATAACGAAAAAACAACAGCTTGGAAAGACAGAAAACTTGACTCAGTCAATCAGCACGTTAAAGTTACGTCGCGAAGGTTTGAAAGGTCAGGCCGATAGTCAGCTGATGCAGCTCAAAGAGCAAGATATTGAGCTCGAACAAGTTAAATCTTCGCTGGACTTGAATAAGACCTCTCAGGCTCGCCAACGAGAGTTAGAGAGGATCCGAGCGCGAATTATTCATCTAGGTGCTATTAACTTGGCCGCTATCGAAGAATATGAGCAGCAAAGTGAACGTAAGAACTATTTAGATAGCCAAGATGCGGATTTAACCTCGGCATTGACCAGCCTGGAAGAGGCGATCCGTAAGATAGATAAGGAAACCAAGAGTCGCTTTAAAGATACCTTCGATAAGGTCAATAAAGACTTAGGTTTGTTGTTTCCTAAAGTCTTTGGCGGCGGCAGCGCCGAGTTGGCTCTGACCCATGATGATCTACTCGAGACCGGAGTAACGATTATGGCCAGGCCGCCAGGGAAAAAGAATAGTACGATCCACCTTCTTTCTGGTGGAGAAAAAGCGTTAACCGCATTATCATTGGTGTTTGCGATTTTTAGGCTAAATCCAGCACCATTTTGTATGTTAGATGAAGTTGATGCCCCTCTGGATGACGCCAATGTCGATAGATTCTGTCGATTAGTGAAAGAGATGTCTCAGAGTGTGCAATTTATTTTTATCAGTCATAACAAGATCACCATGGAACTGGCTGACCAACTGATAGGAGTTACTATGCATGAACCTGGAGTTTCACGCATAGTTGCTGTAGATATTGATGAAGCGGTGGCACTTGCCGACGCTGGATAA
- the cysZ gene encoding sulfate transporter CysZ: MNPKTNQATTKSGVNYFLDGFSLIKTKGLRRFVFIPLMINLVIFASVIYFAIGQLESAFAWVSGQLPEYLSWLNFILWPLAVITLLVVLSFLFSSVMNWIAAPFNGLLAEKVEQHLTGKDLNTGTTVDLIKDLPRILGREWIKLKYYLPRAIICLILFWIPFVGQTFAPIIWFLFSAWMMAIQYCDYPFDNHKVPFPDMKFALNQTKGTSFSFGAAVTLFSMIPIVNFIVMPVAICGATAMWVDKYREAYKHPEIAPE, from the coding sequence ATGAATCCCAAAACAAACCAAGCAACAACGAAGAGTGGAGTGAACTACTTCCTCGATGGATTTAGTCTAATAAAGACTAAAGGGCTGAGACGCTTTGTGTTTATTCCCTTGATGATTAACTTAGTCATTTTTGCCAGTGTCATCTATTTTGCCATAGGTCAGTTAGAAAGCGCCTTCGCATGGGTATCGGGACAACTACCTGAGTACCTTAGTTGGCTCAACTTTATCCTCTGGCCTCTGGCCGTGATCACCTTACTGGTGGTGCTGTCTTTTCTGTTCAGCTCCGTAATGAACTGGATTGCTGCGCCTTTTAATGGCTTGCTCGCCGAAAAGGTCGAACAACACCTCACAGGCAAAGATCTCAATACTGGTACAACCGTAGACTTGATTAAAGACCTGCCTCGGATCTTGGGACGAGAATGGATAAAACTTAAATACTACCTGCCCAGAGCCATCATCTGCCTGATCTTGTTTTGGATACCCTTTGTCGGCCAAACCTTTGCCCCCATCATCTGGTTCCTTTTCAGTGCCTGGATGATGGCGATACAGTATTGTGATTATCCCTTCGATAATCACAAGGTCCCCTTTCCCGACATGAAATTTGCCCTCAATCAGACCAAGGGAACAAGTTTTAGCTTCGGCGCAGCCGTGACCCTCTTTTCAATGATCCCCATCGTTAACTTTATTGTGATGCCAGTGGCTATCTGTGGCGCAACAGCCATGTGGGTAGATAAGTACCGTGAAGCCTATAAACACCCAGAAATTGCGCCTGAGTAA
- a CDS encoding NAD(P)H-binding protein: protein MQQTAIKLTNAVSQLPRDVINISTMGSFRADIPVDYIGHRNLINALEKYSHSRFLLVTSLGCGDSWKYLSERAKQGFGSAVREKSLAEAWLKSSSLNFTILRPGGLLDGAMTNNGELSQEVEVHGVITRAEVARLTHKLLESSSVGEIYQCVDPTATD from the coding sequence ATGCAACAAACAGCAATCAAGTTGACAAATGCTGTCAGTCAGCTACCTAGAGATGTGATAAACATTTCTACTATGGGAAGCTTTCGCGCTGACATCCCTGTTGATTATATTGGGCACCGTAATCTTATTAATGCATTAGAAAAGTATTCCCACTCTCGCTTTCTCTTAGTTACATCACTGGGTTGTGGCGACTCATGGAAATACTTATCTGAGCGTGCAAAACAAGGTTTTGGTAGTGCTGTAAGGGAAAAATCACTCGCTGAGGCGTGGCTCAAAAGCAGTAGCTTAAATTTTACTATTTTACGTCCCGGCGGTTTATTAGATGGCGCAATGACAAATAACGGAGAACTGTCACAAGAAGTGGAAGTTCATGGCGTGATAACACGAGCTGAAGTTGCAAGATTAACGCATAAATTATTAGAATCGTCATCTGTTGGTGAGATTTACCAGTGTGTTGACCCTACTGCAACCGACTAA
- a CDS encoding SDR family NAD(P)-dependent oxidoreductase: MKNIAIWGAASGLGAAMVDYYHQKGVNVIAIARNPDKNTKIAEYQLTAISCDATNSNQVDKCCQSAT; encoded by the coding sequence ATGAAAAATATCGCTATATGGGGAGCAGCTAGTGGGCTTGGTGCTGCAATGGTTGATTACTATCATCAAAAAGGTGTTAACGTAATCGCTATTGCAAGAAACCCTGATAAGAATACTAAGATCGCAGAATACCAGTTGACGGCTATTTCATGTGATGCAACAAACAGCAATCAAGTTGACAAATGCTGTCAGTCAGCTACCTAG
- a CDS encoding DUF2913 family protein produces the protein MNELPYQDIIKNLVDNSLLHLYISVAETSRLVPVYKRNEILVRHLKPMLKDSRYRRIKNELRRLLSTGRSAKGDLEAQLINVRELAHRVELDATGAQKLFKLLETLRYEQGLNSRIVNESEKRIPGFIYMLRDHIDNGFNEAGEQVAPMSLFLESDKMSGLVETIEKTRLFSTEIKQNDEDEKQGHLLLHPSISSVAVT, from the coding sequence TTGAATGAACTTCCTTACCAGGACATAATAAAGAACCTGGTTGATAACTCGCTATTGCATCTCTATATCTCTGTTGCTGAAACATCTCGTTTAGTACCTGTTTATAAGCGTAATGAAATATTGGTGCGTCACCTAAAACCGATGCTCAAGGATAGTCGTTATCGGAGGATCAAGAATGAGCTACGAAGATTACTGTCTACAGGTCGCAGTGCTAAGGGGGATTTAGAAGCGCAATTGATAAACGTGCGGGAGTTAGCGCATCGAGTTGAACTGGATGCGACTGGTGCACAGAAGCTATTTAAATTGCTTGAAACCTTGAGGTATGAACAAGGGCTGAATAGCCGGATTGTCAATGAGTCAGAAAAGAGGATACCTGGTTTTATCTACATGCTGCGAGATCACATCGATAATGGATTCAATGAAGCTGGAGAGCAAGTCGCTCCAATGTCGCTGTTTTTAGAGTCGGATAAGATGAGTGGGCTTGTAGAGACCATTGAGAAAACCAGATTATTTAGTACAGAAATCAAACAGAACGATGAAGATGAGAAGCAAGGGCATTTATTACTGCACCCAAGCATTAGCTCTGTTGCTGTGACTTAA
- a CDS encoding M4 family metallopeptidase: MMIRHTILWAAGIFTALSSFTLYAAERFDLDKVKLDDTVMFDSSSASIPIKDLNQVLALKQEDSIRPVAEMAMSGNRMKVRYQQLYKGIPIYGESLVVEKNTIGFYTGVSGQFIRAIGLDLPSSIPLMSTSHALTIAKSDLPQALGPVSVDNEQAVLRIYLDENDKARLVYITSFVSYGNSISRPFKIIDANNGDILRQWEGMTFKLAGGPGGNQKSGKYYFGNGGKYGSLITDEQCRMDSTDVVTYNMYHNQYGGVIHQFNCPNNDNDEVNGAYSPLNDAHYFGQQVFNMYQEWFGLRPINMKLKMRVHYGYNYANAFWDGQQMTFGDGGQSMYPLTTWDVVSHEVSHGFTEQNSGLEYYNQSGGMNESFSDIAAAALGYYMHGTFNWKMGEHVMKYSGAMRYLDSPAKDGMSIESASQYYDGMDPHLTSGVFNKAFYHLATSEGWNIKKAFELFVIANRLYWTPRSTYQSGADGVCRAAADKEFSQTDVSHAFSMVGVTTTQCDADNPGKDPNDDSEILINGRPVTLTGQQHQQRHFTFNLPEAATKLTFSTQGGASDIDLYVKYNQQASDTDFDCLSAGYDSNEECQFTHPVSGIYNVMLYSFTDYDDVTLIAYYERDSSDESQYCRGEYLWSPMHFYYSDDFVNYRGFIYQAHWAHSGELRPDINWDYDGMFAWRLIGGCD, translated from the coding sequence ATGATGATACGACACACAATACTATGGGCAGCGGGTATTTTTACCGCATTATCTTCGTTTACATTATATGCAGCAGAGAGATTTGACCTTGATAAGGTGAAACTTGATGATACTGTGATGTTCGATAGTTCATCAGCGTCCATCCCTATAAAAGATTTGAATCAAGTACTGGCTTTAAAGCAAGAAGATTCGATTAGACCTGTTGCAGAAATGGCTATGTCAGGGAACAGGATGAAAGTGCGCTATCAACAGTTGTATAAGGGGATCCCAATCTATGGAGAGTCTCTGGTTGTTGAAAAAAACACTATAGGTTTCTATACCGGTGTTAGCGGGCAATTTATCAGGGCAATAGGCCTAGATCTCCCCTCATCGATACCGTTAATGAGTACTAGCCATGCGCTGACTATCGCAAAGTCAGATCTACCGCAGGCGCTGGGTCCGGTCAGCGTTGACAATGAACAGGCTGTTCTCCGGATATATCTGGATGAAAATGATAAGGCAAGACTGGTCTATATCACTTCTTTTGTCAGCTATGGCAACTCGATATCACGGCCATTTAAAATTATTGATGCCAATAATGGGGACATATTACGACAGTGGGAAGGCATGACATTTAAACTTGCCGGCGGGCCGGGGGGTAATCAAAAAAGCGGTAAGTATTATTTTGGTAACGGCGGAAAGTACGGCTCATTGATCACCGATGAACAGTGTCGAATGGATTCTACCGATGTTGTCACCTACAACATGTATCACAATCAATATGGTGGAGTGATACATCAATTTAACTGTCCAAATAACGACAATGACGAAGTGAATGGGGCTTATTCTCCCTTGAATGATGCACACTACTTTGGGCAGCAGGTATTTAATATGTACCAAGAGTGGTTCGGTCTTCGTCCGATTAATATGAAGTTGAAGATGCGAGTCCACTATGGTTATAACTATGCCAATGCATTTTGGGACGGTCAACAAATGACCTTTGGCGATGGGGGGCAGAGTATGTACCCGCTGACGACCTGGGATGTCGTTTCTCATGAGGTTAGTCATGGCTTTACAGAGCAAAATTCTGGCTTAGAATATTATAATCAATCGGGGGGGATGAACGAATCTTTTTCTGATATAGCGGCGGCTGCGCTGGGTTATTACATGCATGGGACCTTTAATTGGAAAATGGGGGAGCATGTCATGAAGTACAGTGGTGCGATGCGCTATCTCGATTCCCCAGCAAAAGATGGTATGTCCATTGAATCTGCTAGTCAGTATTATGACGGGATGGATCCACATCTAACCTCTGGAGTGTTCAATAAAGCATTTTATCATCTAGCCACTTCTGAAGGTTGGAATATTAAAAAGGCTTTTGAGCTGTTTGTCATTGCCAACCGTCTTTATTGGACCCCAAGATCAACGTACCAGTCTGGAGCTGATGGCGTCTGTAGGGCAGCAGCTGATAAGGAATTTAGCCAAACTGACGTCAGCCATGCTTTCAGCATGGTGGGAGTAACAACAACTCAATGCGATGCCGACAATCCGGGGAAAGATCCAAATGATGATAGTGAAATCTTGATAAATGGCCGCCCTGTAACTCTCACTGGGCAGCAACACCAACAGCGTCATTTCACCTTTAATTTGCCAGAAGCCGCCACTAAGCTGACTTTTTCAACGCAAGGTGGAGCGAGTGATATTGATTTGTATGTGAAATATAATCAGCAAGCCAGTGACACTGACTTTGACTGCCTTTCTGCGGGCTATGATAGTAACGAGGAGTGTCAGTTCACTCATCCTGTAAGCGGTATTTATAACGTTATGTTGTACAGCTTTACTGATTATGACGACGTTACGCTGATCGCGTATTATGAGCGGGACTCATCTGATGAAAGTCAATACTGCAGGGGTGAATACCTTTGGTCTCCAATGCATTTTTATTATAGTGACGATTTTGTCAATTATCGAGGGTTTATATACCAAGCACATTGGGCGCATAGTGGAGAGTTAAGACCCGATATTAATTGGGATTATGATGGTATGTTCGCTTGGCGTTTAATAGGGGGCTGCGATTAA